In Pyrus communis chromosome 15, drPyrComm1.1, whole genome shotgun sequence, the genomic stretch ATCCTTGACTGTGAGTGCAGTACTAAGATCCCCATATCTTCCATAACAATCGATAATACAATTCCATGGTAGAGGCTCAGGCACCATTGACTTCTCTAGCATACAAAGAAGAAACTTGTTAGCTCTGAAAACATCTCCTTTAATACACAGGCCCTGAATGATTATTTTGTACGAAATTTGATCTGGAATAACTCCCATTTTTGACATAGTTTCATGGACGTAGCAAGCCTCCTCTAATTTTCCTTCTTTGCAAAGACCACTTATAAGTGTATTAAAAGTAATAACATTAGGAGGTAATCCTCTTTTGATCATTTCACAAAAGGAACCGTAAGCAAGGTTCATGTCTTGACTCAAACAAAATCCATGGATGAGAACATTATAAGCAACGACATCTATTTGGGTATTCATTTGGACCATGTCATCCCAAATACGAAGTGCCTGAACTGTATTCCCGTTTTTAAGATAACCATCCATCAGTGTAGTTGAGGTGATTAGATCTAATGCTGTCTTGTCATTATCAACACCCAATACCTTGTTAAGAAGCTTCTTTGCATTCTCCATAAGACCTTTCTTGCACAATGCATGTACAAGTATGTTGCAAGTGACTCTATTCGGACTAATACCACTGTTACTCATCGTGGAGAAAAGATAAAGAGCTTTGTCCACATCATCAATAAGGCAATAACCCTTAATAAACGTGTTGTATGTGGCGCAGTTGGGAGAAGGGCCAATTTCTAACATCTCTCTAATAAGCCAATCTGCCTTCTCCAAGTCACCAGTTTTACATAGTCTGTTTAGAAGATAATTGTGCGTCAAAACATCAGGAACAAAGCCTTTCTTTATCATTTTTCTCCGAAGCCAAAAAGCTGTTCCCAACTTACCATCCATGCATAAAACCCTTATGATGCCCACATGATTCATGTAGTTAACTTTCGAAGTGCAACTTATAAAGCCTATCTCTGTCATTGATATGCTTTCCCTGCAATTTTTCATATAATCAACAAAAGCATGTAATGAAATATTAACTACGAAATATGTATCAATCCTTGAGCACTAGTCCCTATCTATCAAACAAGATtgcaaatttgataaaaattacaaagaccGAAAACTGACCTCATTGTTTTCAGACGTTCCAAACTGTCCTTCAACATTGCATCCAACGCATTGAAAACTGCATGTGGATCTTGTTCACCGTCggaattatttttctttgaaaaccaaTGTTGAGCACTCAAATGGTAATTCTCATTCCAATTTTTCATGAAATCCTCAAAAGTAGTTGGAAGTAGATCCTTACCCCTACATTTCCCACATTTGAGAGCACCATAAGGTTTCTAGCAATAACTAATACCCACTGCAAActgttagttttctttttcctcttttctACCCAGttttttctcagcaaccaaacagcaaATTAAGAGTACAACTAGAAAATGACAAGTAATAATATCATATTTCCATTAAGGCTTaggtttcttcttcctcttctctgctcaattttctcggaaaccaaacagaaaattagaaaatgacAAGTAATAATATCTCATCTCCATTAAAGCTTAgggtttttcttcctcttttctactcaattttctcggaaaccaaacagaaaattagaaaatgacAAGTAATAATACCATATCTCCATTAAAGCTTAGgttttttccttcctcttttcTACTCAATTTTCTCAGCATTCAAACAGCAGAGTAAGATTAAGATATGACAACAAGCTACCTGGCGTTGGCATCAGAGTCAGCTTGGCAGCACAAAATGTTGACAAAAATGCGAGCAATGTTGTGCTTTATGGAGTCGAGGGTTCGATTCAAACATCTCAGAAGGGCAATGTGGGACGGCGACGATTCTCCGCACGCGATTACAAGCTGCAAATCCCACACCAAACAATCAAATAAGCAATCGGTACAAAAACATATtagatatacatacatatatattaggGATTTTGGACTGACTGCCATTGGAGGCGTTCTGTGAAGAACTTGAAGGATtttcagaaagaagaagaagacgataTGGGGAGTATTtgttctgctgctgctgcctcttcttcttcttcttccttgactCCGTTATTAACGGTTTGAGACTGAGGCTGGCCTTTGCCTCGGATTGGTTTTTCTCCTGTGGGAGGTTAGCTCCCGACGGCGCGAGTTTTCGGAAGCGGATCCAAGTGGCTCATATTCTGTTGAAGATTGAGGAACCCGATTGTACAAATTGGGGCGGGTCGGAGGGCCAACCAGACTCGAATAATATGGGCCTCAAATCAGCAAAATGGCCCAATAGTTTAAGGCCCATATCCCTTTAGATTATACATTATTTAGCTTTTTATTCTTTAATATTTCTATTACTATGTTTGCAAGCCAGAACGGTGAACCCCCTatcagcattttttttttttttaattattattattcaaaCTATTATAATACTTCAGAGAATGGAAAGTTTCAAACTCAGAATTCATGGGTAGAAACCTAACACCCTATCTCAATTATAAGTAAGGATCTTCGGTTCAAATAACCCTTCCCGATTGTaactttataaaaataaaaataaaaataaaaataaaatattgcttGAAAAAAATCACCTAAACTTAATTCGGATTTGATCAACTTGGTAATTTCTCAATCCACGATTATGAGCAACTTATACTTCCTTCGGCTGTCTTCCTCCGAAATTTGCGCCTCTAGCAGCCGAGATCTTGTCCTGGTTTTGGTGCTTACTGGCATTTACAAACTTGAGAGGTACAACCGGCTTGATATATGCCATTCCGAGGAAGTTCCGTTTATCTTTGGGAAGCGATCGTAGTTGAGGAACCCAGTAGGACACATACTCGCCTTCACGATCGTAATTCTGCGCCTTAAAAGGTGACGAAAACATCTTAGCTACCATAAGTTTTTTAAGCTCTTGCAGAGCTCCAAACGTAGTTCATCTAAAATTTGTGAAGAAATCTGCGCTACGCATTTGCAGTTCAGAGTGGGGTTTTATTGTAAGAAGATGACATGGACCAACGACGAAAATTTGGTTAGTAGACCTTACATGAAAAGgaattttagctaaaatgatcACTGAGATTGGCAGAACTTCTCACATTGGTTCATGtaatttgaaattgatagaagtgATTCATAAGgttgtccatcatcaatcattttgttccttttgtaaaaattcatgttaaataagaaccaaaataataaaatatccttaatttaataaacaataattcaaaatgatttgacaaaaattaagaatgttttttttgtcatttctcCTTATTTAAAGTAGATTTTCCATGGAATGATAAAATAATTGAGGGCGAACAAACTCAGATACCAGTTATATTGATTTTAATTCTCAAGCACCAAAGTAAGAAGTTGTATCAATTTGCATCTTTTGTACATTTGAACGTCCAGTTAGCTATTAAAATGATGAGTTTTTTATGGGcgtttagccaaaatgatcacTAAGATTagcataactcctcattttgcttccttgagatttaaaatcgatagaaattGCCCCTAAGTTTAATCaatgtcaatcattttggtcattcaataaaaaaaaatctcagctAAATaagaccaaaatgacaaaattaccctcaaactttatcaaatcattttggcccatTATTCATCATATtaaaggtatttttgtcatttttgtccTTATAACCGAGAATTTTATGAAATGACCagaatgattgatgatggacaaactcagaaaccatttttatcgatttcaaatctcaatgaccaaaatgaggagttatgccaatctcatAAACCATTTTGGTTCAAATACATTTTTAGGCTATGTGGTGTAAATGTGACTtaaatgtcaaattagttacaGATTTCATGCTCACGatgtcatcaatttaatgaaaatCCAAATAATTCAATAGAAAAAAGTGTAAATTGACACAATTTCAAAACTTTACAGGATAGTATGAGAAAATTGAAGCATCGTGATGCATTTTGAAAACCAACCCAAATATGAAGGGGTCAAAGATAATTACGcaaaaaatgaaataacacTACCTTTAAAAACTATTCACTCTCACGAGAGAGAAAAATGTTCCTAATGAACATGGTTGTTGTAGAAATTAGTGTGCATGGTTGTATAATAGaactattgtttttttttttttggtagggaAAAGTTGCTTTATTCCAACACAATAATTACACAAGAAAATGCCTAAATACATacacataaacaaaaataaggACCTCAGAAGCAACTAAAAGAgcccaaaataaagaaaacaccGAAACAAAGCCTATCAGCTTAAACTCGCAGTCGCCAGAAGCCGCTTACCaaccaacaaaaacaaacattccCTCCACACACCTAAAAACAAGCTGAACAGAGCCCCAAAACTAGAAGAAAACGGAGTGAAAAAAGAACCCCAAAACAAATCTCCAAACACCGCCGAGCACCACACCAGTAGCTGCCACACATCGGAAGAAGCTTGCGGGAAGAAGCAACCCGTTAGCAACAAGGCCAACAAAATGAAACCCATAACGAAGGAAGCCAGTGGGAAAGAGCAACCCACTAGCAACAGTGCCATCAAAGGCAATCCCAAGGAAGGTGGTAGTGTGAACACTCGAGTGAAAACTCTACGCACCTTCCAGGTAAAAAGCGAAAAATCGTGGTACAAAGATGGAGAAGCCAAACCAGGATGTGAAGTCGAAGAAGGATGGGGCTAATTGGGTGGAAGATGGAGTGAAGTGCCGAGGAAAgtggaagaaaaatgagaaaaagatggaaagaagatgcaaagaaagggaaaaaagaagaaacagcataatgaaaaaaaaaaggaaaaaaaaagtagaaggaaggaagaaggaaagtggaagggaggagagaagggagaaaaaagggggaaaagtGGAAAGAAAGTGGAAGGGAGGAAGGAAACCAGGGAAAAAGGGGCTACAAACAGAGAAATCAAGGCATAAGAAGTTGGAAGAAAGTGGCGATTAGACCCCTGGAGGGGGGAAACAGAAGCTCAGGGAgaaggaaatgaaaaaaaagtgtaaaatgAGAAGAAGAGGACTGCCACTGACCCTAGCCATAGCTAGGGTTGGCGGCTGCAGGAGGGATGAAATGGAGAACCAATTTAACTTAAAACAACATCTACAAGAAACTTCAAAGAAAGGTTTAAATTTAACTAGCTCATCCCCCACCTAACTCCTCATTTTTAGTTGACTTGTTTGGTGTCAGTTTGTTTCTCTTTATTTACTTGAATTTTTTAGTATGTACATGCATTTTGTGTCAACACATATTTGATCGTTATAGGTGATTTGAGAATTTAAACTTAGTAAATGAGGACCATGTCAAATATGTGTCAAACCAAACGCATGTCAGTAATCACattattccttttttttgtgGGGTGGGAGGGTGGGAGCTTTTAGTTTAAATACcaaatcctaaaaaaaaaacaaaaaaaaaaaaaaaaaatcagcaaaaGTACCATACTCATACTAATTGAAAAGTCAAACTAATTTGCTAGTTAAAATGACAATAATGCACAACCCTATCATCATGAGACCTATAAGTCATTAACCTTCTCAATGCATTGTGACTAACATGCATACGTAATACTTTTTATAGAGGATTCACTATGTTAATTGCTTAAGGTATAGGGTGCAGTTCCTAAATTTCGAGCTCCGTCCAAAACCCGAGACGGCACCCTAAGTCCCAAGCTCCCTCCAAAGACATTCAAAAAATCTAAACCCATAATGATCAACCCCAGACAACAATGAACCATTTAAAACCCTAAGTCAACCCCAAGTTCTAAGGCACCTTACAAAACTATAAAAGATGTGATACCTCGTCCTTAATTTGTCATATTTTATATTATCGAACTTACCAAATTGCCCTTGAGGTATGAacgttgactttcgttgaccgtcTCATCATGATGC encodes the following:
- the LOC137718378 gene encoding pentatricopeptide repeat-containing protein At5g24830-like gives rise to the protein MALVIACGESSPSHIALLRCLNRTLDSIKHNIARIFVNILCCQADSDANARGKDLLPTTFEDFMKNWNENYHLSAQHWFSKKNNSDGEQDPHAVFNALDAMLKDSLERLKTMRESISMTEIGFISCTSKVNYMNHVGIIRVLCMDGKLGTAFWLRRKMIKKGFVPDVLTHNYLLNRLCKTGDLEKADWLIREMLEIGPSPNCATYNTFIKGYCLIDDVDKALYLFSTMSNSGISPNRVTCNILVHALCKKGLMENAKKLLNKVLGVDNDKTALDLITSTTLMDGYLKNGNTVQALRIWDDMVQMNTQIDVVAYNVLIHGFCLSQDMNLAYGSFCEMIKRGLPPNVITFNTLISGLCKEGKLEEACYVHETMSKMGVIPDQISYKIIIQGLCIKGDVFRANKFLLCMLEKSMVPEPLPWNCIIDCYGRYGDLSTALTVKDRMLASGVQPNVYTYNALIHAQVKGGNIERGLVLKKEMLMSGLCPDVVTYNLLIGAACKLGYIYFAFRLHDEMLRIGFDPDIFTYAALIRGHCMRGNMKEAEELFTKMWESGLPIDHVPYQMLFKK